One stretch of Armigeres subalbatus isolate Guangzhou_Male chromosome 2, GZ_Asu_2, whole genome shotgun sequence DNA includes these proteins:
- the LOC134213117 gene encoding lysosomal acid phosphatase-like, whose translation MRFRYVFSVFLVIVVYMTETVSSRSPNSDSLRMVLALFRHGARSPVQSFPTDPHADYPWIKGKEELQPLGFEQMYQLGINMRRRYKFFIPGDTVMRKRSIYTVSSCLQRCIDSAQSFLTGFLKTSNSSTIRKQPVPIHVIPPDQDTYIRQNRTCEKVKLITSQEKANNRSFLASLYRQAAVLQKVISAEVGTPITSTYDTALICDSLDVYNTFGLELPNWAHKIFPGPAREFLQAFLLSYSATPELKHIRGGAILTEYLKHMKAKRDGRRKYNQRLFFYSGHDLTQVNLFNSLGMEEQAMQRPELGSAIVFELHKNQILWNDWELRMIHYRNSSTLDPTELTIPNCPKPCSLTEFEQIVKPLLLDDYDEVCSNW comes from the exons ATGAGGTTCCGCTACGTGTTTTCAGTTTTCTTAGTGATAGTTGTCTACATGACTGAAACAGTATCTAGTCGATCACCAAATAGTGATTCGTTGAGAATGGTTCTCGCTCTGTTTCGTCATGGAGCTCGCAGTCCAGTGCAGTCGTTTCCAACGGATCCACATGCAGACTATCCATGGATTAAAGGAAAGGAAGAGTTGCAACCA CTTGGGTTCGAGCAAATGTATCAGCTCGGTATAAACATGCGCCGTCGTTACAAGTTCTTCATCCCAGGTGACACAGTCATGAGGAAGCGTAGTATTTATACCGTTAGCAGTTGTCTGCAACGCTGCATTGATAGTGCACAATCGTTTCTTACGGGCTTTTTGAAGACGTCAAATAGTTCCACAATCCGAAAGCAACCTGTGCCAATACATGTTATCCCTCCGGATCAAGACACC TACATTCGACAGAATAGAACCTGTGAAAAGGTAAAACTGATCACATCACAAGAAAAGGCAAACAATAGATCATTCCTAGCTTCATTATATCGCCAAGCTGCTGTCTTGCAGAAGGTCATCTCCGCGGAAGTAGGTACACCCATTACTTCGACTTATGACACGGCGTTGATTTGCGATTCGTTGGATGTATACAACACCTTCGGCTTAGAATTACCCAACTGGGCGCACAAAATCTTCCCCGGCCCGGCGCGGGAATTCCTGCAAGCATTTCTGCTCAGTTATTCAGCGACACCGGAACTGAAACACATCCGTGGTGGAGCGATTTTAACTGAATATCTAAAGCATATGAAAGCCAAACGCGATGGTCGCAGAAAGTACAACCAACGACTATTCTTCTATTCCGGTCACGATCTAACACAGGTCAATCTGTTCAACAGTTTAGGCATGGAGGAGCAGGCAATGCAGCGACCGGAGCTTGGATCGGCGATTGTTTTTGAGTTGCACAAAAATCA gatcctATGGAACGATTGGGAGCTTCGTATGATTCACTACAGGAACTCTTCAACGTTGGATCCCACAGAATTGACAATACCGAACTGTCCTAAGCCATGCTCTTTGACCGAATTTGAACAGATAGTTAAGCCGCTGTTACTCGATGACTACGATGAGGTGTGCTCGAATTGGTAG